The stretch of DNA GGTCCACGGTTCCGTCGGCCAGCGACATCGTCGCGTAGAGACTCATGCTGCGGGCCAGTTCCAGCAGCACATACATGTCGGCCGCACGGTGAGTGAGCGTCTGGAACTTCGCGATCGGGACGCCGAACTGCTTGCGGGTCTTCAGGTACTCGGTCGTCAGCCGCAACGCCTCCTCCATCGCGCCGACGGCCTCCGCACACAGTGCGGCCTGCGCCCGGATGTGTGCGCCCTCGATCGCCGCGGACGCGTCGCCGCCCTCACCGAGGGGCTCCGCCGGGGTGCCGGACAGTTCCACCTGCGCGGCCCGCAGCCCGTCGTGGGTCGCGTACGGGGTGCGGGTCAGACCGGTCGCGTCGCCGTCGACGAGGAACAGTCCGACCCCACCGTCCGGGAGTGCCGCGGTGACGACCAGCGTGTTCGCGCTGCCGCCGTGCGGAACGGGATTCTTCGTGCCCGTCAGGGTCCACGCGCCGCCGTCCCTCGTCGCGGTCGTGGACACCCGGGCCGACGGCCAGCGCACACCCGGTTCCCGATCGGCGAAGGCCAGCAGGAGGTTGCCCTCGGACACGTCCGGGAGAATCCGGCGACGCTGCTCCGTGCTGCCGGCGGCGGCGATCAGGCCGCCCGGCACGAGCACGGCGTCGAGGACCGGTTCGGGCGCGAGGCGGCGGCCGATCTCGGTCATCACCGATGCCACCTCGACCGGTCCGGCGCCCATTCCACCGTCTTCCTCGTCGAAGCTCAGACCCAGCAGCCCCACCTCGGCGAGTTGCTTCCACACCTGCGGGCTCCACCCCTGCTCGGTGTCGGTGACGGCGTTGCGCTTCTCCGCGTCGTAGCTACGGCCGAGCAGTTCCCGGGTGGTGTCGCGCAGCAGTTTCTGTTCGTCGGTCAGTTCGAAGTCCATGTCACGCCCTCACAATCCGAGGATCGAGGAGGCGATGATGCTGCGCTGCACTTCGCTCGATCCGCTGTAGATGGAAACCTTGCGGTAGTTCAGATAGGTCGGTGCCGTTCGCTGCGCCCAGAGCGGTGAGGAGATGCCGTCACCGGCGGCGAAGGGAAGGGAGTCGGGTCCGGCGACGTCGGTGAGCAGTTCGAGCGTCGCCTGCTGCAGTTCGGACCCGCGGAGCTTCAGCAGCGACGACGCCGGGTTCGGCTTGCCGTCGGCCGAACTGGCGACCACCCGCAACTGGGTGAGCTCGAGCGCGATGATCTCGTTCTCCAGTTCCGCGATGCGGGCGGCGAACAGCGGGTCGTCGAGCAGTGCCCCCTCGCCGACCGAGATCTCCGCGGCGCGCTTCTTCGCCTGCGCGAGCCGGACCTTCGAGAATCCCAGGCGGGTGACGCCGGCGCGCTCGTTGCCGAGCAGGAACTTGGCGTAGCTCCAGCCCTGGTTCTCCTCGCCCACGAGATTCTCGGCGGGCACTCGCACGTCCTCGAAGAAGACCTCGTTGACCTCGTAGCCTCCGTCGATCAGCTTGATCGGGCGCACCGTGACACCCGGCGTCTTCAGGTCGACGAGGATGAACGAGATGCCGGCCTGCTTCTTGGGGGCATCCGGATTGGTGCGGGCGAGGACGAAGATCCAGTCGGCGTGCTGCGCGAGCGTGGTCCACGTCTTCTGGCCGTTGATGACGTAGTCGTCGCCGTCGCGGACCGCGCGGGTCTTCAGCGACGCGAGGTCGGAACCGGCCTCGGGTTCGGAGAATCCCTGGCACCACCAGATGTCGAGGTTCGCGGTCGCGGGAAGGAACTTCTCCTTCTGCTCCTGCGAACCGAAAGCCGCGATGACGGGGCCGACCATGCTGGTGTTGAATGCGAGCGGCTCGGGCACCGACGCGAGTTGCAACTCGTCGAGCCAGATGTGCTTCTGAACCGGCGTCCAGTCGCGGCCGCCCCATTCGACCGGCCAGTGCGGCGTCGCGAGCCCGTTGGCGTTCAGAATCCGCTGAGACTCGATGAAGCCTTCTTTCCCGACTTCTTCGCCACGCGCGTACCGCTCGCGGATCTCCGCCGGAATCTGCGTGGTGAAGAACGTTCGCATCTCTTCGCGGAACGCCAGCTCCTCGTCGGTCAAGGCCAGATTCATCGGAATTCCTTCGCACTCGAGGTCGGATTCATGTTCTGGTCCCGACCGTACCCCCACCTCCCGCGGAGCACCACGACCAACCCGGTTGTAGTCATATCGACTACAACAGTGCTACGGTTTTGTAGTCACTACGACTACAAGGAGTTCCCGTGATCGCACCACTCGTCGACTGGCTGAATTCGGCCGCGGTGACATCGTTCGGAACCACGACGAGCTGGGCCGAAGTCCTCGGGTTCGCGTCGGGCGCGGTGTGCGTCTGGCTCGTCGCCCGGCAATCCGCCTGGAACTGGCCGATCGGAATCGCGAACAACCTGGTCTGGATCCTGCTGTTCTACGCAGCCGGACTCTTCGCCGACTCGGCCCTCCAACTGGTCTACATCGCGCTCGCCGTGGCCGGGTGGACCCGGTGGATCCGCGGCCGTGCCGGAAACCCGTTGCCCGTCACCGGAACGTCGCCGGAAGAATGGAGGTGGCTCGCCGGAGCCGGCGTCGTCGGCACTGCCGCCTTGACCGTGCTTCTGCACACGGCGACGTCGTCCACGGTCCCGTTCTGGGACGCCGTCACCACAGCCCTGTCGCTGCTGGCCACCTGGGGACAGGTGAACAAGCGCTGGGAATCGTGGGTGCTGTGGATTGCGGCCGATCTCGTCTACGTCCCGCTGTACCTGCACAAGGGCCTGACGCTGACGGCCCTGCTGTACGTCGGCTTCCTCGCGCTCTGCGTCCGCGGGCTCCTCGCGTGGCGCAGGTCTTCGGAACTCCCCGCCCCCGCGACGACCGCGGGCAGGTGACCGACATGCACGACAACGCACTCGTGATCGGAAAGTTCTATCCCCCGCACGCCGGGCACCACCTGCTGATCCGGGAGGCGGCGCGGGTCGCCGCCCGGGTCACGGTGGTGGTGATGGCGTCCCGGGTCGAGTCGATTCCCTTGGCGGACAGAGTGTCCTGCCTCGCCGAGTCGCATGCGCGGGACCGCACGGTGACCGTGACCGGCATCGCGTGCGACGCCCCGATGGACCTCGCTTCGCGACCGGTGTGGGCCGCCCAGGTGGCGTGCATGCGCGCCGCGGTGCGACAGGTCACCGGCATTGCCGTCGACGTGGTCGTGTCGAGCGAGAAGTACGGCGACGAACTCGCCCGCTGGTTCGACGCCGTCCACGTCCCCGTCGACCCCGAGCGGGTCCGGTTTCCGATCTCGGGAACCGCCTGCCGAGGTGACCTCGCCGGCAACTGGGAACACCTCGACGCGCCTGCACAAGCGCTGCTGACCACCCGGATCGTGGTACTCGGCGCAGAATCTACCGGCACCACCACCGTCAGTCACGCACTGGCGCAGCACTTCCGGTCCCGGGGCGGGATCTGGCAGCGCACGCACTGGGTTCCGGAATACGGTCGAACGGCAACTGCGGACAAACTGGCGAGAGCCCGCGCCACCGACACGGCCGCCGGCGTCGACGACCTCGTGTGGACCGGGCAGGATTTCGCCGACATCGCCCGCATCCAGAACGAGTGGGAGGAAGCGGCGGCGCGATCGGGGTCGCCCGTGACGATCTGCGACACCGATGCCGAAGCGACCACCGTGTGGGAGCGGCGCTACCTCGGCCCCGACAGCACCCGGGCGGAAGAGCACCGACCGGGACGCCACGCCTTGTACCTCGTTACCGACCACGTCGGTGTCCCCTTCGTGCAGGATGGGTTGCGTGACGGAGAGTCGATCCGGGAGGAGATGACTGGGTGGTTCGTCGATGCACTCACCACCGCCGGGCGGTCGTGGGTGATGCTGACCGGGAGCCGGGCAGAGCGCCTCCACCTCGCGACGCAGGTCACCGAACAGGCACTCGCCCACCGATCGACGTTCGCCGCACCACTGGAAGGTTGACAGTGTACGACGCAACCGAATATCCACCGTTCGCCGTGACCGTCGATCTCGCGATGTTCACGCTGCGCGGCCCCTCGCTGTCCGTCCTGCTGGTCCGGCGCGGCGAGGAACCGTTCCAGGGGATGCCCGCGCTGCCCGGGGGTTTCGTTCACGCGGACGAGTCGGCGGAGGTCGCGGCGCGGCGCGAACTGGCGGAGGAGACCGGGCTCGACAGCTTTCCCGGTCACCTCGAGCAGTTGGCGAC from Rhodococcus opacus B4 encodes:
- a CDS encoding acyl-CoA dehydrogenase family protein — its product is MDFELTDEQKLLRDTTRELLGRSYDAEKRNAVTDTEQGWSPQVWKQLAEVGLLGLSFDEEDGGMGAGPVEVASVMTEIGRRLAPEPVLDAVLVPGGLIAAAGSTEQRRRILPDVSEGNLLLAFADREPGVRWPSARVSTTATRDGGAWTLTGTKNPVPHGGSANTLVVTAALPDGGVGLFLVDGDATGLTRTPYATHDGLRAAQVELSGTPAEPLGEGGDASAAIEGAHIRAQAALCAEAVGAMEEALRLTTEYLKTRKQFGVPIAKFQTLTHRAADMYVLLELARSMSLYATMSLADGTVDPVVASRAKLQIGRSARTIGQEAIQMHGGIGMTAEYPVGHYVSRLTAIEHTLGGSDDHLRVLAAATTQGVISII
- a CDS encoding acyl-CoA dehydrogenase family protein; translated protein: MNLALTDEELAFREEMRTFFTTQIPAEIRERYARGEEVGKEGFIESQRILNANGLATPHWPVEWGGRDWTPVQKHIWLDELQLASVPEPLAFNTSMVGPVIAAFGSQEQKEKFLPATANLDIWWCQGFSEPEAGSDLASLKTRAVRDGDDYVINGQKTWTTLAQHADWIFVLARTNPDAPKKQAGISFILVDLKTPGVTVRPIKLIDGGYEVNEVFFEDVRVPAENLVGEENQGWSYAKFLLGNERAGVTRLGFSKVRLAQAKKRAAEISVGEGALLDDPLFAARIAELENEIIALELTQLRVVASSADGKPNPASSLLKLRGSELQQATLELLTDVAGPDSLPFAAGDGISSPLWAQRTAPTYLNYRKVSIYSGSSEVQRSIIASSILGL
- the pnuC gene encoding nicotinamide riboside transporter PnuC; amino-acid sequence: MIAPLVDWLNSAAVTSFGTTTSWAEVLGFASGAVCVWLVARQSAWNWPIGIANNLVWILLFYAAGLFADSALQLVYIALAVAGWTRWIRGRAGNPLPVTGTSPEEWRWLAGAGVVGTAALTVLLHTATSSTVPFWDAVTTALSLLATWGQVNKRWESWVLWIAADLVYVPLYLHKGLTLTALLYVGFLALCVRGLLAWRRSSELPAPATTAGR
- a CDS encoding AAA family ATPase — its product is MHDNALVIGKFYPPHAGHHLLIREAARVAARVTVVVMASRVESIPLADRVSCLAESHARDRTVTVTGIACDAPMDLASRPVWAAQVACMRAAVRQVTGIAVDVVVSSEKYGDELARWFDAVHVPVDPERVRFPISGTACRGDLAGNWEHLDAPAQALLTTRIVVLGAESTGTTTVSHALAQHFRSRGGIWQRTHWVPEYGRTATADKLARARATDTAAGVDDLVWTGQDFADIARIQNEWEEAAARSGSPVTICDTDAEATTVWERRYLGPDSTRAEEHRPGRHALYLVTDHVGVPFVQDGLRDGESIREEMTGWFVDALTTAGRSWVMLTGSRAERLHLATQVTEQALAHRSTFAAPLEG